The Longimicrobiales bacterium genome includes a region encoding these proteins:
- a CDS encoding sigma-70 family RNA polymerase sigma factor, whose product MPRTEARTVTHLLEQLQAGDSAALDRLFPIVYEELRVIAHAHRQRWHGDETLNTTALVHEAYVKLVGVERPGAKSRAHFLAVAGKAMRHILCNYSRARRRLKRGGDLQQVPLDAVPGTAMPFDLSDEQADALASLESALERLEQVDPRLSRMVECRFFGDMSIADTAAAMDLSPATVKRDWALARAWLFREMQQ is encoded by the coding sequence ATGCCACGCACGGAAGCCCGTACAGTCACGCATCTTCTCGAGCAGCTCCAGGCCGGTGACAGCGCAGCGCTGGACCGCCTGTTTCCGATCGTTTACGAGGAGCTGCGCGTCATCGCGCACGCGCACAGACAGCGCTGGCACGGAGATGAGACGCTGAACACGACCGCGCTGGTGCACGAGGCGTATGTGAAGCTGGTCGGCGTGGAGCGACCCGGCGCGAAGTCGCGCGCACACTTCCTCGCCGTGGCCGGCAAGGCCATGCGACACATTCTGTGTAACTACTCGCGCGCGCGACGGCGGCTGAAGCGCGGCGGTGATCTCCAGCAGGTCCCGCTCGATGCGGTGCCCGGCACCGCGATGCCCTTCGACCTGTCCGATGAGCAGGCGGACGCACTGGCCAGTCTCGAGTCGGCGCTCGAACGGCTCGAGCAGGTCGATCCCCGCCTCAGCCGGATGGTCGAATGCCGGTTCTTCGGCGACATGTCCATCGCCGACACGGCTGCCGCGATGGACCTCTCGCCGGCGACGGTAAAGCGCGACTGGGCGCTCGCGCGCGCATGGCTGTTCCGTGAGATGCAGCAATGA